One segment of Thermodesulfobacteriota bacterium DNA contains the following:
- a CDS encoding lytic transglycosylase domain-containing protein produces the protein MMRIIMMALLILALPTAKSYSEIRGNDSSPEKPSETFSEGTQGKYPENRYCFDESSQRYGIHPTLLWAIAKVESNFHPYAIGYRKDGKNIAIYPDSVDLARRWIDWLWQEGLDFDLGVGQINRGNIISYRINPYNLLDPCYNLYWSAYILRTMIDRYGYTWEGISHYNGGGLTYSRKVWEVIEGLKVDETNGEDIAKKGF, from the coding sequence ATGATGAGGATAATAATGATGGCTCTATTGATTCTAGCTCTACCAACAGCTAAATCCTACTCCGAGATTAGAGGTAACGATTCATCTCCGGAAAAGCCCTCAGAAACCTTCTCAGAAGGTACGCAGGGAAAGTATCCGGAAAACCGCTACTGCTTTGATGAATCATCCCAAAGGTACGGGATTCACCCGACTCTTCTCTGGGCAATTGCTAAAGTGGAGTCTAACTTCCATCCGTATGCAATCGGATATAGAAAAGATGGGAAGAATATAGCCATATACCCCGACTCAGTTGATCTTGCCAGGCGGTGGATAGATTGGCTCTGGCAAGAAGGGCTCGACTTTGACCTGGGCGTGGGACAAATAAACAGAGGCAATATTATTTCTTATAGAATTAACCCTTATAACCTTCTTGACCCCTGCTATAACCTCTATTGGAGCGCATACATACTCAGAACCATGATCGATCGCTATGGGTATACGTGGGAAGGAATATCCCACTATAACGGCGGGGGACTTACGTACTCGCGGAAGGTTTGGGAGGTAATTGAAGGATTAAAAGTTGATGAAACTAACGGTGAGGATATAGCTAAGAAAGGATTCTAG
- a CDS encoding helix-turn-helix domain-containing protein: protein MKERKPELRKRILKLYEIGLKTKEISQVSGIPPRTVRYYLSTTHAKQGRSIMPSPSVVSHEDSSRSAEGPNPLSLRLKANPLDQVWIERLNQAGASIEEISDILRLSGREIFKAIRDQKPEANHSKRLKL from the coding sequence TTGAAAGAGAGAAAACCAGAGCTAAGAAAGAGAATTCTCAAGCTCTATGAGATAGGGCTCAAGACAAAGGAAATTTCTCAAGTTTCAGGAATTCCTCCCCGGACTGTGAGGTATTATCTTTCGACTACCCATGCTAAGCAAGGTCGAAGCATAATGCCATCACCTTCTGTGGTGAGCCATGAGGATTCCTCAAGATCAGCCGAAGGGCCCAATCCATTGTCTTTAAGATTAAAGGCAAACCCCCTGGACCAGGTCTGGATTGAGAGGCTAAACCAAGCCGGTGCAAGCATAGAGGAGATCTCTGATATTCTCAGGCTTAGCGGGAGAGAAATATTTAAGGCAATCAGGGATCAAAAACCAGAGGCCAATCACTCCAAGCGACTAAAGCTGTGA
- a CDS encoding TraM recognition domain-containing protein yields the protein MFGKKKTKLNPAPETLIGEGTLLGDPHLVPVSIPDTHRQGHIFTMGTTRSGKTRLAELMIEQDIKKGYSILWIDPKGDIQILSKIAQIAKEAGRERELMFLSPIFADRSIRLDPLSHYFMPEEVVSHVVSGIRAKEEFFINVAYEVTLIVVQSLILFAEKEGKSPQFNFQSIKERISYPDLLKLKSQLEGLKTEEADEILSSLYQILSSPQDYFSKVSSSLRTVLTALSVGSVGKVIRKASANPFIERLEKGRRVILVIQTGSLLTRRTAHIIARVLLSMVQSFVGRVLAEGGAINPPICIHIDEASNVLYLGIEDLFNKAGGAGIWLHLMTQSYQDLVAELGEPHAKKILDNTNTKIVFRVNDPQTARYVSDLAGVKRRFSPILSLGGGVSVREMEEEKILPDEVLGLKFREIFVFTMNGIYKGKTYDVIHPTLKIKLPEIKGGDDEDNNDGSIDSSSTNS from the coding sequence ATGTTTGGAAAGAAAAAGACTAAATTAAATCCCGCTCCCGAAACTCTCATAGGAGAGGGAACTCTTCTTGGCGATCCCCATCTCGTGCCTGTATCTATTCCGGACACGCACCGCCAGGGACATATCTTCACTATGGGAACTACACGCTCAGGCAAAACACGCCTTGCAGAGTTAATGATCGAGCAGGACATTAAAAAGGGATACTCCATTCTCTGGATAGACCCCAAAGGGGATATACAGATTCTCTCTAAAATCGCCCAAATAGCAAAAGAGGCGGGAAGAGAAAGGGAGCTTATGTTTCTCTCCCCTATATTTGCAGACCGGTCTATACGGCTAGACCCGCTATCTCACTACTTCATGCCCGAAGAAGTAGTATCTCACGTAGTCTCGGGAATACGAGCTAAGGAGGAGTTCTTTATCAATGTGGCATACGAAGTAACCCTCATCGTGGTGCAGAGCCTAATACTCTTTGCAGAGAAGGAAGGAAAATCCCCTCAATTCAATTTCCAGTCAATCAAAGAGAGAATAAGCTATCCCGACCTGCTTAAGCTTAAATCGCAACTCGAGGGTCTAAAGACAGAGGAAGCAGACGAGATCCTCTCCTCTCTCTATCAAATCCTTTCATCGCCGCAGGATTACTTCTCCAAGGTGTCGTCATCGCTTAGAACCGTGCTTACCGCTCTTTCCGTAGGGTCTGTGGGAAAAGTAATACGAAAAGCCAGCGCTAACCCCTTTATTGAAAGGCTCGAAAAAGGACGAAGGGTAATTCTTGTAATCCAGACCGGCTCTCTTCTGACGCGAAGAACCGCTCATATAATAGCACGGGTCCTTCTTTCCATGGTTCAAAGCTTTGTGGGACGAGTGCTTGCAGAAGGTGGAGCTATAAACCCTCCCATCTGCATTCATATAGACGAAGCCTCAAACGTACTCTATCTGGGCATAGAGGACCTGTTCAACAAAGCAGGCGGAGCAGGGATATGGCTTCACCTTATGACCCAAAGTTATCAAGACTTGGTAGCGGAACTGGGAGAGCCTCATGCAAAGAAGATTCTGGACAATACCAATACAAAGATAGTGTTCAGGGTAAACGACCCCCAGACCGCAAGATATGTATCCGACCTCGCCGGAGTAAAAAGGCGCTTCTCTCCAATACTCTCTCTAGGCGGTGGGGTAAGCGTTAGGGAAATGGAAGAGGAAAAGATATTACCCGACGAGGTATTGGGGCTTAAGTTCAGGGAAATTTTTGTGTTTACCATGAACGGAATATACAAGGGAAAAACATACGATGTGATTCACCCAACACTTAAAATTAAGCTTCCGGAAATTAAAGGAGGAGATGATGAGGATAATAATGATGGCTCTATTGATTCTAGCTCTACCAACAGCTAA
- a CDS encoding HD domain-containing protein has product MLITLALGLIASGLILFFVTRERKPVEPAEQEITLDELSVLWMHWNKEDKKANTVDSNPPQTKESTQAESVQKEKSPKGWQNDAIKEFWKVQVLPWRGILESQSALFPVMRVLGLLDKHGSCPSIVSAQDEQETKDLGDYWSTFAEVSLLDHTLRVTNNLLEIYKSHYKDQILRGAYILAGLSHDLGKIPALRKRKSYSLGDHPVISAGILTDIGKVIPYIEMVIQAVKSHHHPKPQDELAQHLQQADKKAREEELILLRKEGEKGEENEPGILLEDEVEPTEDKGMNLIAFSASARQTNNFTGSTKPTLSKAEPLTISSSKGLSTDKVPPDWLRTNIDNILKRVLPHINQVVGFNRYNARWKAFSMPNGICYIDPEFLLKKAREVMEEKKITDINFIDNSLREKAKILIADALRERGWLGEGVKEGYYGAYWNCYGAEGEMLRQEYRTPVFINAFGVLPNEIELRKTSILREIKSVELSTEARR; this is encoded by the coding sequence TTGCTTATAACACTGGCTTTAGGACTTATAGCTTCCGGCTTAATCCTGTTCTTTGTCACAAGAGAAAGAAAACCTGTCGAACCGGCGGAACAAGAAATTACATTGGATGAACTTTCTGTTCTATGGATGCACTGGAATAAAGAAGACAAGAAAGCTAATACAGTGGATTCCAATCCTCCCCAAACAAAGGAGTCAACACAAGCAGAATCCGTCCAAAAAGAGAAAAGTCCCAAAGGATGGCAAAACGATGCTATAAAAGAGTTCTGGAAAGTGCAGGTATTGCCCTGGAGGGGAATCCTTGAATCCCAATCGGCTCTTTTTCCGGTCATGAGAGTCCTGGGACTGCTCGACAAGCACGGATCCTGCCCAAGCATAGTCTCCGCTCAGGATGAGCAGGAAACTAAAGACCTGGGAGATTACTGGAGTACGTTTGCTGAAGTCTCACTTCTCGACCACACTCTTAGAGTTACTAACAATCTTTTGGAAATCTACAAGTCCCACTACAAAGACCAAATCCTAAGAGGAGCTTATATCCTTGCTGGACTATCCCATGATTTAGGAAAAATCCCAGCTCTAAGAAAAAGAAAATCCTACTCCCTTGGGGATCATCCTGTTATCTCTGCCGGAATACTTACCGATATAGGAAAAGTTATTCCTTACATTGAGATGGTAATTCAAGCTGTAAAGTCACATCACCACCCAAAACCCCAGGATGAGCTTGCTCAGCATCTTCAGCAAGCGGATAAGAAAGCCAGGGAAGAAGAACTGATTCTCCTGAGAAAGGAGGGGGAAAAGGGGGAAGAAAATGAGCCTGGAATACTACTTGAAGATGAGGTAGAACCGACAGAAGACAAGGGGATGAATCTTATTGCGTTTTCTGCTTCGGCTAGACAAACGAATAATTTCACAGGTTCGACCAAACCTACCCTGAGCAAAGCCGAACCACTAACTATAAGCTCTAGCAAGGGACTCAGCACCGATAAAGTCCCTCCGGACTGGTTAAGAACTAACATCGATAATATTCTCAAGCGTGTTCTTCCCCATATAAACCAAGTCGTGGGATTTAATAGATACAACGCTAGATGGAAAGCGTTCAGTATGCCAAATGGAATTTGCTATATAGACCCTGAGTTTTTATTAAAGAAAGCAAGAGAAGTCATGGAGGAGAAAAAGATCACAGATATAAATTTCATAGACAACTCACTTAGAGAGAAAGCCAAAATTCTAATAGCAGATGCCCTGAGAGAAAGAGGATGGCTTGGAGAGGGGGTAAAAGAAGGATACTACGGTGCTTACTGGAACTGCTATGGAGCTGAAGGAGAAATGCTAAGACAAGAATACCGGACTCCCGTATTCATAAATGCTTTCGGGGTTCTGCCCAATGAGATTGAACTCAGAAAGACATCAATACTTAGAGAAATCAAAAGCGTAGAACTTTCTACGGAGGCAAGACGATGA